The Candidatus Neomarinimicrobiota bacterium genome contains the following window.
GATGAGCCTGGAAAAGCAACTGGAGTATGTCAATAACTGGTGGTATGGTGGGATTGATTCAACCGGTGTCTCCCGGCAGGCTGCCAAAGATCAATATATTTACACTGGTGTTCAGAAGTTCAAGATGATCTTTACTGAAGCCCAGTACCCGCGTTGGCTGGTGCGGATGATGTTGCTGGATTTTGGCAATTCCATCAAAGATAATCGTCCGGTTTGGGATCATATCAAAGAGAGTGTCCCGGTTTCTCTCATATTCACCTTCATATCATTTATCCTGGCCTATATGATCGCTATTCCACTGGGTATTTATTCAGCCACCCACCAATATACAACGGGTGATAAGGTCACAACGGTGATCCTCTTTATCTTGTATTCACTACCCAACTTCTGGGTGGCCACCATGGCCATTGTGTTTCTCGGTGGTGGGGATTTTCTAGATATTTTCCCGGTTTCCGGTTTGCACAGTCTGGGGGCGGAAGAGCTGGGCACCTGGGATTATTTAAAGGATCTGGCTCATCATGTAGCTTTACCCCTTATTATCTGGACCTACGGTAGTTTCTCAGCGCTTTCCCGCTATATGCGCGGATCCATGCTGGAGGTCATTCGCCAGGATTATATCCGGACTGCCCGGGCCAAGGGTTTGAGCGAACGGGTTGTGACCTATAAACATGCTTTGCGGAACTCCCTGATTCCCATTATCACCATGTTGGCAAATTTGCTGCCTCTGGCGATCTCCGGATCGATCATTATTGAATCGATTTTTTCCATTCCTGGTATGGGACAACTGAGCTTCAATGCCGTACTCTTTAGAGATTATCCAATTATTATGGCTGTGACCACCATCAGTGCCATGTTGACCCTGTTTGGTATCCTGTTATCTGATCTGCTGTACGCTTTGGTTGATCCTCGCATTACCTTTGAGGAGAAAAACTGATGAGGCAGATGGCTCCAGCTCGTACCTACACTCAGATCGTTGCGTCGCAATTCAACAAGAACAAGCTAGCCGTGATCTCTCTGCACATCATTTATGTATTGCTGTTTATATTTATTTTTGCTGATTTTCTGGCCAACGATAAGCCCATTGTCATGCATTATCAGGGGAAGACCTATTTTCCCATCGCTCGTGAATATGGTGTGAATTGGCTGGGTATGAACTGGCAGGATGAATTTAAAAGTCAGCAATTTAAAATATTGGAAGCTGATTATGCGGCAGGGGACTGGGCTATTTATCCGCCGATCCCATACTCGGCCAATGAGTATAATTTGAAGGTTAAGCTTCAACCGCCCAGTATGGCTCATCCTTTTGGTACTGATGAATTGGGTCGGGATGTCCTCTCTCAGATGATCCACGGAGCCAGGGTCAGTCTATTGGTGGGATTTGTAGCAGTGGCGATCTATGTGATTATTGGGGTATTCCTGGGAGCGCTGGCCGGTTTCTACGGTGGTATCATCGATATTGTCATCCAGCGACTGATCGAGATCATGATAACCTTTCCCCGTATGTTCCTGATCATCACCATTGTAGCGGTTATGGAAACCCAGTCCATTCTTAATATCATGGTGATTCTGGGATTAACTGGCTGGACAGGTGTGGCTCGTTTCACACGCGGTGAGTTTCTTAAAGTTAAGAATGAGGATTATGTGGTAGCTGCTAAAGCGCTGGGATACAGGGACTTCAGGACAATATTCCGACACGTTTTACCGAATACTTTGACACCGGTTTTGGTGACAGCAACGTTTGGGGTAGCTGCAGCCATTCTCATTGAATCCGGTTTAAGTTTCCTGGGTTTTGGAGCACCACCTGAACAGGCCACCTGGGGATCACTGTTGAGTAGTGCCCGAGATATGTTGCCTACTGGGTGGTGGTTGACTACTTTCCCGGGTCTGGCGATTTTTATTACAGTAACCGTTTATAATCTGGTAGGTGAGGGATTGCGGGATGCCCTTGATCCTCGGCTTAAACAATGATTTTGGATTGGGATTGCACCTTGCATAAGATATCAACTTTTTGTATGATGTACGTATTGAGTATATGACAAGTACGTTCATATTAGAGGAGGAATATTTATGAAGACCATAACGCCAACAGAATTAAGAAGTAATATATACAATCTCCTTGATGAAATTTTGAGTACTGGAATTCCGATTGAAGTAAATAAAGGGGGCGAGAAGCTTAGAATTGTACCGATTGGAAAGGTAGATAAACTAAAGAACCTCATTTCACGGGATGGTGTTATTAATGGTGATTCTGATGATCTCGCTGGTGTCAGTTGGGAAAAAGAGTTAAGTCTTGATTTACCTTGATACACATATAGTTGTATGGCTGTATGCTGGAGAAATTGAAAAACTGAGTAAGCGATCAATTGATTTGATCAACGCGAATGATCCATATATATCAGCTATAGTGAGACTGGAGTTGCAATATCTATATGAAATTGAGCGTATTACAGATACGGCAAATGAAATTATTGCTGATCTTTCAAATAGAATTGGTCTGGAAGTGTGTGACAAGAATTTCAACGACATCGTTATGGGTACTCTTGATCTGTCCTGGACCCGGGATCCTTTTGATCGTATTATTGTAGCAAATGCCGCAGTGAACGAGAATCTCTTAATAACCAGAGACAAAAACATTCTGAAAAATTATGATCTTTCCAGATGGTAGTTCAAAGTCTTGAAAAAATGCAAGGACGCGGTAAGTCGGACTTTTTGCGACGCCATCAAAGTTGAATTTAAAAGATTTGTGTATTAAGCCCAGTTGCAAAGATTTAACCTGGCTGTTGTTATAAAAAATAGCATCCGTGAACATCTGTGTTAACCTGTGGCCCAATAATAAATGAAGGACAATAAAGTGGCTGGTAAAGAACTCAAGACGATCCTGGCAACTGATTGCGGCTCAACCACAACCAAGGCAATTCTGATCGAATTAACCGACCAGGGATATCGTTTAAAGACAAGAGGGGAAGCTCCTACAACAGTGGAGGCCCCCTTTGAAGATGTGACCAAAGGTGTTTTGAACGCTATTATGGAAGTTGAAGAGCTTTCCGGTCTGAAGATCCTGGATGGTGATCAGATCATTCATCCCATGAAAGACAAGAATACCGGCGTAGATGTATATGTATCGACTTCCTCCGCTGGAGGTGGCCTCCAGATGATGGTTGCCGGTGTGGTTAAAGCCATGACTGGTGAAAGTGCCGAACGAGCTGCTCTGGGTGCTGGATCTATTGTTATGGATGTTCTGGCCTCAAATGATGGTAGACTTCCTCACCAGAAAATAGAACGAATTCGTCAACTGCGTCCGGATATGATTCTGTTGTCAGGTGGAATCAATGGTGGCACTGTTTCCCATGTTGTGGAATTAGCAGAGGTTTTAGCTGCAGCCAATCCTAAACCACGTCTTGGTCAAAATTATAAGTTACCGGTTATTTATGCCGGCAATGATAAAGCTCAGAAGAATATTGAAGATACTCTTGGAGAAATAACTGATCTTGATATCATTGAAAATATTCGTCCCGTACTGGAAATTGAAAATCTGGGACCAGCCCGTGATAAAATTCATGATCTATTCATGGAACATGTCATGGCCCAAGCTCCAGGCTATAAAAAACTGATGTCCTGGACCGATGCACCTATTATGCCCACTCCGGGTGCGGTTGGCTCCTTGATCGAGATGGTTGCCAAGAAAGAAAATATTTCAGTAGTTGGCGTTGATATTGGGGGTGCAACCACTGATATCTTCTCAGTTTTTGAAGGGCAATTCAATCGGACAGTGAGTGCTAACCTGGGCATGAGCTATTCAGTCTGCAATGTCCTGGCTGAAGCAACTCTGGAGAATGTCCTCCGTTGGGTACCCATTAATATTGATGAAGGTGAGCTCACCAATCGTATTGGCAACAAGATGATTCGACCCACCACAGTTCCCCAGTCTATGGAAGAATTGATTATTGAACAGGCCATCGCTCGCGAGGCTTTGCGCTTGTCATTTATCCAGCACAAGTCTTTCGCTGTCAAGCTGAAAGGTGTGCAGCAGGAACGAACCATCTCGGATGCTTTTGATCAATCCGACTCAGGCGAGACCCTGGTCAATATGATGGACCTGGACCTCCTGGTGGGTTCCGGTGGTGTTCTGTCACACGCTCCCCGTCGAGAACAAGCCATGCGGATGATGATCGATGCCTTCGTACCTGAAGGTATCACCCAACTCGCTGTTGATTCGATCTTTATGATGCCCCAATTAGGTGTCATGGCCAATATCGAGAATAGTGATATGGCAGAGAGTGCTCGTACTGCTGCTGTTGAAGTTTTTGAAAATGACTGTTTGATCCGCTTGGGCACCTGTTTGGCTCCCATTGGCAAAACGAAACCGGGCCAGACCTTATTGACAGCTGAGTTTGATCTGCCGGAAACAGGCAAACAAGTTGTGGAATTGAAATACGGTGAGATCATCGTCATCCCAGCTCCATATACTGCTATTAAAGCTAAACTGATTCCTGGTAAGAACATGAATATCGGGAAAGGTAAAGGCGAGGTTTTGAACACTGATATCTTTGGCGGTACGGTAGGCCTGATTTTTGACGGTCGGGGACGTCCTTTCGAACTCAGCCATGAGAAATCAACCAGAATTGAGAATTTGAGGAAATGGTCCAAAGCGACCAATGAATACCCCGATACCAAAGCATTGGGAGGAGCATAGATTATGGCTCATGCATATACCCCGGGACTAAAAGTCCTTCACGAAGCAAAAGTTGATAAAGATCGCATCCTGCCTCTAAAGGGGGATGTATTGGTAGAAAAAGATGCCCATGTCGATCCTGACGATATTGTAGCGCGCACGCATTTACCTGGGAATGTCCAGATGCTGAATGTGGCGAATACATTGAATATTGATCCTACGGATGTCAAAGATGTTATGTTGAAACAACCTGGGGATAAGCTGAAAAAAGGCGATATGATGGCCGAGACCAAGGGTT
Protein-coding sequences here:
- a CDS encoding PIN domain-containing protein, encoding MIYLDTHIVVWLYAGEIEKLSKRSIDLINANDPYISAIVRLELQYLYEIERITDTANEIIADLSNRIGLEVCDKNFNDIVMGTLDLSWTRDPFDRIIVANAAVNENLLITRDKNILKNYDLSRW
- a CDS encoding glutamate mutase L, which encodes MAGKELKTILATDCGSTTTKAILIELTDQGYRLKTRGEAPTTVEAPFEDVTKGVLNAIMEVEELSGLKILDGDQIIHPMKDKNTGVDVYVSTSSAGGGLQMMVAGVVKAMTGESAERAALGAGSIVMDVLASNDGRLPHQKIERIRQLRPDMILLSGGINGGTVSHVVELAEVLAAANPKPRLGQNYKLPVIYAGNDKAQKNIEDTLGEITDLDIIENIRPVLEIENLGPARDKIHDLFMEHVMAQAPGYKKLMSWTDAPIMPTPGAVGSLIEMVAKKENISVVGVDIGGATTDIFSVFEGQFNRTVSANLGMSYSVCNVLAEATLENVLRWVPINIDEGELTNRIGNKMIRPTTVPQSMEELIIEQAIAREALRLSFIQHKSFAVKLKGVQQERTISDAFDQSDSGETLVNMMDLDLLVGSGGVLSHAPRREQAMRMMIDAFVPEGITQLAVDSIFMMPQLGVMANIENSDMAESARTAAVEVFENDCLIRLGTCLAPIGKTKPGQTLLTAEFDLPETGKQVVELKYGEIIVIPAPYTAIKAKLIPGKNMNIGKGKGEVLNTDIFGGTVGLIFDGRGRPFELSHEKSTRIENLRKWSKATNEYPDTKALGGA
- a CDS encoding ABC transporter permease → MRQMAPARTYTQIVASQFNKNKLAVISLHIIYVLLFIFIFADFLANDKPIVMHYQGKTYFPIAREYGVNWLGMNWQDEFKSQQFKILEADYAAGDWAIYPPIPYSANEYNLKVKLQPPSMAHPFGTDELGRDVLSQMIHGARVSLLVGFVAVAIYVIIGVFLGALAGFYGGIIDIVIQRLIEIMITFPRMFLIITIVAVMETQSILNIMVILGLTGWTGVARFTRGEFLKVKNEDYVVAAKALGYRDFRTIFRHVLPNTLTPVLVTATFGVAAAILIESGLSFLGFGAPPEQATWGSLLSSARDMLPTGWWLTTFPGLAIFITVTVYNLVGEGLRDALDPRLKQ
- a CDS encoding ABC transporter permease yields the protein MWRYFLKRILLIFPTLFGISIITFIIIKLAPGDPTAFKMGDQQTGMSSDQNMAKQVIEQTREIYGLDKPLMLNFTIYNYEDNWIEVKEYLSAGKPLSGRQYDDIIEPLKQADEVAVPFLVGLLESNTLGEVETNVVLDILTIKQKLSISSLMSLEKQLEYVNNWWYGGIDSTGVSRQAAKDQYIYTGVQKFKMIFTEAQYPRWLVRMMLLDFGNSIKDNRPVWDHIKESVPVSLIFTFISFILAYMIAIPLGIYSATHQYTTGDKVTTVILFILYSLPNFWVATMAIVFLGGGDFLDIFPVSGLHSLGAEELGTWDYLKDLAHHVALPLIIWTYGSFSALSRYMRGSMLEVIRQDYIRTARAKGLSERVVTYKHALRNSLIPIITMLANLLPLAISGSIIIESIFSIPGMGQLSFNAVLFRDYPIIMAVTTISAMLTLFGILLSDLLYALVDPRITFEEKN
- a CDS encoding type II toxin-antitoxin system Phd/YefM family antitoxin, which codes for MKTITPTELRSNIYNLLDEILSTGIPIEVNKGGEKLRIVPIGKVDKLKNLISRDGVINGDSDDLAGVSWEKELSLDLP